AGGTAGCTGAAGTTAGAGAAAAATACAGGCTGCCCCCTAGATTTATTTTATCTGTAGGAGGTCTGCACCCAATAAAAAATATTCCGCGCCTGCTTGAAGCATATTACCTGGCGCGAAAAGACGGTTTAGAACATAAACTGGTGATGGTTGGAGGCGCTGTGGACAGGGCTGGAGAGATATTCCAGATTATAACTACTTTGGGTCTGGAAGATCATGTGATTTTCACGGGAGTAGTTTCTGATGATGATCTGGTAGGTCTTTACAACGCCGCAGATCTTTTTTTATATCCCTGTTTATATGCTGGCTTTGGTCTGCCTCCTCTGGAAGCTATGGCATGTGGTACTCCTGTTATAACTTCCTGCAGCAGTTCTTTACCTGAAATAGTTGGAGATGCTGCAAAACTCATCAACCCTTACGATCCTGAAAAACTTGCATCTGCAATTAATATGGTACTTTCTGATGATAAGACAATGAAAAAGCTTATCAAAAAAGGTTTAAAACGAGCTGAAAGATTTAATTGGAGAAAAACAGCTTGGGAAACTTTAAAAGTTTATAATGAGGTTTATAATTACTGGTAAATTGAGTATATTTTATTGTATAGGCTCTAAAATTTTATTTAAGAGTATATGGTGATTAAAGCGTTAAAAATTGCGTTTAAAATTATTAAAGAATAAAAACAAAGTAGGTGGTTTAATGTTTAAAGAACCGAGAATATCTGAATGTAGAATAATATATCTCCCTAAAATTGAAGA
This genomic window from Methanobacterium veterum contains:
- a CDS encoding glycosyltransferase family 4 protein, translated to MDIGIVSNFIDEYNGGIGVYTHQIVKNLGRMDNENNYHLIHYLKNNLDIYSQNSEIIIPKNRFVKGWGSYMFWRHFTLPRELKKYNLDVVHDPYELGPFTFNQPFRKVITVHDLTPLLFPNLFKRGDVMLHRLLLKKTISKADKIITVSYNSQRDIMEYLNVPEEDIEVIYNGKDENFRPLNSRQVAEVREKYRLPPRFILSVGGLHPIKNIPRLLEAYYLARKDGLEHKLVMVGGAVDRAGEIFQIITTLGLEDHVIFTGVVSDDDLVGLYNAADLFLYPCLYAGFGLPPLEAMACGTPVITSCSSSLPEIVGDAAKLINPYDPEKLASAINMVLSDDKTMKKLIKKGLKRAERFNWRKTAWETLKVYNEVYNYW